One window from the genome of Candidatus Methanoperedens sp. encodes:
- a CDS encoding universal stress protein, translated as MMSKIYKKILIATDGSEHVKKAVTYAIELAKLSGAELHAVYVISLVSPSINLDIEADYDSKSYNSADITIEGLKRILKREGDAAIKYIEDLAKGEGLDVVKWIVEGLPAEEILKLAEEQSIDLIVMGTLGRSGIEKFLLGSVADKVIRGSGIPVLTVRN; from the coding sequence ATTATGAGCAAAATCTATAAAAAAATCTTGATAGCAACCGATGGATCAGAGCATGTTAAAAAAGCAGTAACCTATGCAATCGAACTCGCAAAACTTTCCGGAGCAGAGCTTCATGCTGTTTATGTTATAAGCCTTGTCTCTCCCTCCATAAACCTGGATATAGAAGCGGATTATGATTCTAAATCGTACAATTCTGCTGATATAACCATTGAAGGTTTGAAAAGAATTTTGAAACGGGAAGGCGATGCGGCTATAAAATACATCGAAGACCTGGCAAAAGGAGAAGGCCTGGATGTCGTGAAATGGATCGTGGAGGGACTTCCGGCTGAGGAGATCCTGAAACTTGCAGAAGAGCAATCTATTGACCTGATAGTAATGGGTACACTGGGCAGAAGCGGGATTGAAAAATTTTTGCTTGGAAGCGTGGCAGATAAAGTTATACGAGGATCGGGGATTCCTGTATTGACTGTGAGAAACTGA